The Rhodamnia argentea isolate NSW1041297 chromosome 7, ASM2092103v1, whole genome shotgun sequence genome contains the following window.
GGCATAACATCCTTATGGCATTAGCTTGGTTATTgctatttttttgtaaattgcTGCAGCCATATGGATTtgatgttggccaatcagagaGGGGAACAGTCCTTAAGGGTTTGGACTTGGGCGTTCAGGGCATGCGAGTAGGCGGCCAGGTACTATGTTTTAAATTGTAGGATGATATATCTTTGTCTACTTTGACTGACTCAGCAtatcatctatttttttattataaatttttcgTAGTTTTTTGTCTGCTATGGTAAAAATTCTTAAGCTGCTCTGTCTACCGTTCCTACATGGAACCAAATTAGGAGGTATTGCCTTAGTAAGTGGTTCTTTTATTAACTGGCAGAAGAGATGTTAGGTCACTTTTGCCTAAGAACTACAGTGAAGTATGAGCATTGGAGTACATGGTATGATAAGCAGATCTATAGAGTAAATGTGGTACATACGTTTCAGTAGCGCATAAGTGGATGATCCATAGAGGGGCAACAAGACTTCCCTGTACTTGCCTCTGTTGTAATTGTATTCTCTTTTACTTTTGTGTGTTTCCAATATGAAACCCAGCTGTTCTTGAACACAGAGACTACTAATAGTTCCGCCTGAGCTAGCCTATGGAAGCAAAGGGGTTCAGGAGATCCCGCCAAATGCAACAATAGAGGTAACCACCTCCTTTCTGGCCTTCTCTGCACTTTGATTTATGATCGTCATTGTCTCGTCCAGTGAAGAAGTTGTTCCCTGTTCAAAAGTAGCACATTGTATCATATAGACGAGTTTTCCACACTCAGAGGGAGCTTGCAGTATCTTATTGGAAACTAGTAAATGATAAGTAATGCGTGCATATTTCCAAGATATTTTAAGATAGGACTTCAAAATATTAAcccatcttgaattttttcaaaaggcTGATGCAATCAAACAGAACCAATCTATAGCCAGAAAGAAGGAATTGCTGTGATGCAGTTCAACCACTTTTTTCTTTACTACTAGGAGAATTCGAAGTGCTCATTGAATCCAAGACTTCTGCTATTCTTGTTATCCTGCTGAAGTCATACCAGTTCTCTTGTTATCTTGCTGAAGTCATACCACTGAAGGAAGGACAAGAAAGAGATTGTCATCTATCTGACTCTTCTGTAGCCCTTTGCGCAGCCATCTCCTCGCTTGATTTGCTTGAGACATTACCCACAAGTAAAGCAGTAAAAGTTTCCATCCTCTGCAGATCAGaacaacttgtttttttttgttttttttctataCTTCCCTTTTGCCTTGGAAGGTTACATTTCTCACCCGATGAACCTTTCGGTGACATCTAAAGTATGGTCTGTCGTGTTAAAAAGAAGATGTCTCAATACTGGTGTTTGGATGCCGTCTGATGAACTTCACTGCCATTGAGTCATTGACCACTTTATTCCCAGAAGTCAATTGTGTCGCAGAACCTTTGATGGTCCTCATGAGTTACTCATATTGGCAATGTTAGGCTCCCATGATTAAAGCAGGAGCATCGCCAGTCCACCTGTATGCAAAAAGCTTCGACTCTACGGCCTTAATTGTCAAATGTAAATAGCACATATTTATGCGTAACTAACTTACGACATCCTTTGCATATGGCTATCTTCACGTGATTTCTTGCAGCTGACCTCACACAATTATTCCCTCTACTGCCTCCTTTGGTGTCGGGCTTGACCTATGTATCCTCTCTTGTGGAATTGCAGTTGGATGTTGAACTCCTTACCATCAAGCAAAGTCCCTTTGGGTAAGACATGCACATCAAGGAGAAACCGAAGTAGCGTAATGACCTTAACATGTCTCCAACAAGTCGGTGAAACTGATTGTTTGTTCTGCAGATCTCCTGTCAAAATCGTCGAAGGTTAGATCCTGTATCTTCCCAGTTGCTCGCCGTGTGGTCTTTCTAAGCAAGATGGGAACAAGGAGCTCGAAGCTTTTGTGAAGACTGAATTTTTATGGAGCACAAGTGTTGCAGACAATATTGTGCGTATGGCTGGAGATGCAAGAGTCTGCTATCCTGCAAGTTGCTCAATTTTGTTTGATTAGTCCTACACCAACTTCTGCGTAAGAACGTGTCTTGTTGAGATGTCTGCTGAGTGCATTGATCAATTACTGTTGTTATTTACCTGATTCTCTCCACACGTTATCAGTTCAATTCAGAAAAAGCGATGACTCTTGAAATATGTGAGAGACAGATAAATTCATTACACAATAAAAGAAAGCTGTTGAAGACAGAATAATGATGCCAATTTCCAAACAAAGATGCCTACTGTTAAATTCTCTGTGCAAGTAAACTGATGTGGCACATAATGTGGTTTAACAGTGACGTTTTAGAGCAATAGTTAGCAGAGAAAAGAGCTGCAATGATATCCTAAAACGTACTGGAAACAAATTAGTCCTAACTAAgaggaattaaaaaaatgaccatGTTAAATTTTCGGCGAACCGCATTATTTGGCTTTTGTTGACATGTCTATGGCATCTTTTGGCTCAAGCGGACATGCTCTTTTTGCACACATCAGTACCCTTAGCTACTTCATTTGCCAGGAAAAACTTAATGGCACGTATTTTTGTCTATCGAGTAAAAGTTCGTGAGCTTTTTTGAGTCCTTTAAAAAAAGTCAGGAtatttttgtccctttttttttttaaccccgtGATGCGGCCGCCAAAAAGAGGGTGGCACATTGCTTTTGGCAAAGTGCAATAAGCATCTCaagggaggaaaagaaaagatttgcGAGACAGGCTCAGTGCTTCATTATGCATGTAGAAATACCTTTTCCCATGACTTTTAAACTTTCCTGCAAATCTTACATACAGAAGCATGTATGCATAGAGGCACCGCCTTTTCATTACTATTTCAGAGTCGAGCAGCCAAAAGGATCGGAAGAAGATGATCTGCGGCCCTGTTTATCAAGTGATTACATACCGACTTCTCTCTTCGCATTAGTGGCAACATGGATAAGCAAATTCtgctcttcctttttcattgttttctgAGGAGGCTGAGGCTGGTATACTCCCCAGAGAAGAAACTGTGCATAACATCACAACTATAGGTAGTGCAGTGGCCACTAAGAGTCGTTGACTTATCCCTGGTTAATGTAAATTAGTCCGTCAATGGAACCAACGAAGAAAAAGCATGAATCCCCATTAAAATAGGAACAAAAccatttttagaaaagaaattcGTCACAGGCGTACCGGTTTGGAGCTTTTCGTGGTCGAGAAATTAGTtagggggtaaatttgtcaagtGCCAGCTTGGGGTTTTTGTGGTCATAAatttagtttggagtaaatttgtcacagatgtaccggtTCGAGggtttttgtgatattaacccttgaTATAGATTAGTCTCTCAATAGAGAAAAAACATGAATCCCTATTAAATGGGAACAAAACTATTTCTGGAAAAGTTCTCCTTCAGAGAGGATTCAACTTCTTGAACATCACTTCCGCAGCATGAGAGTGAGAGGAATCAGATTTCCCCTAGAAGGACAAAAGTTTCAGTGACCCTAGATTCCCTGCACCCActttggaatttttagaattttttttacccCCACTTTATTCCCATTCTGAGCTCTTTATCTACCCAAGCCTCTTCCTCTGTCATGGTATTACAAATTTCCTAGCAACTTCTCCTCCTGGTTGCATGCAACAATGACCATGCCAATGCCAAGGCCTAGTCATAAACTAGGCTTCCTTTGTGGATTTTTGACTGTTCATCTTTGCTTTATCCATCAGGGTTCTGCACAGAGGACATGCCCAAACTGTGGCTCCATGAGCATCCCCTACCCTCTGAGTACCAATCCCGCCTGTGGCAATCCGGATTACTCGCTCCGCTGTGATCCTGGGTCTGGAAAACTGTACTTCGTCTCGCTCAACGGAAGCTCCTATCTGGTGAACCGGATCATAGCTTCCTCTCAACGGATGGTCGTGCAACCATCGCCCTGGACTGGCAGCTCATGTGTTACTCGCGACGCGCTAGTCAGCGAAGGCCTCTGGTTGAATCAAACTCTCCCCTTCAACATAACTTCGTCGAACACGATCTTTTTATTCAACTGCTCACCCCGGCTCCTTGTCTCTCCTCTCAACTGCACTTCCTCGAGTCTCTGCCACCGCTACCTGGAGAGCTCGGGACATATCGACAAAGCGCGAGCAGCTCAGTGTGCCGGCGGTCTGGACCCGTGTTGCACCTTCGTTGCTGGCGGCTTGCCTTCTGCTTACAAGATCCGGCTCCACAGTTCGGGCTGTCGGGCATTCAGGAGCATCCTTCATTTGGACCCTTGTAAACCGCCCAATCAGTGGGAAGAGGGTCTCGAAGTACAGTGGGCTCCTCCACCTGAACCTCTCTGTAGATCGCAGCTGGATTGCTCTCGAAACTCCCAGTGCTTGAGAGTTGCACCAGATGGTCCCTTACGCTGCCTCTGCAATAAAGGATACTTTCGCGACCGTGCTCTAGGGACTTGCTTGAGGACGAAGAAGCATAGTTATTCCACCCTCAGCATAAAGATATCAACCGGTGTAATTTGCTTTCTTTGCCTAACCACAGTAGCAGCTGCCATCACCCTAAGAAAGTCCCGCAGGCTATCTAGTAGGGCGAAACTGGCCAAGGCGAGAGAAGATATGTTGAAGTCGAACAATTGCGGGAAATCTGCTAGGATGTTCAGCTTGAAGGAGGTGAAGAAAGCAACTAGCAATTTCTCGAGAGACCGGCTCTTGGGAAGCGGCGGATTCGGAGAGGTCTACAGAGGCGAGCTTCCAGACGGGACTCTCGTGGCCATTAAGTCGGCCAAAGTGGGGAATATCAAGAGCACACAGCAGGTACTGAACGAAGTCGGGATACTATCTCAAGTCAATCACAAGAACCTAGTTAAGCCCCTCGGTTGTTGTATGGAAGCCGACGTTCCGCTGATGGTTTATGAGTATATCGCGAATGGGACGCTCCATGACCATTTGCATGGAAAGAGGTCGACATTTTTGGACTGGACGACGAGGCTTAAAATTGCTCTGCAAACTGCAGAGGCGCTAGCTTATCTCCATTCTGCAGCATACACGCCCATTTACCACAGAGATGTCAAATCCACAAATATCTTGTTGGACGATGAATTCAATGCGAAAGTTGGAGATTTCGGGCTCTCGAGGCTTGCCGAGCCAGGTCTTAGCCACGTCTCGACTTGTGCTCAAGGGACATTAGGCTATTTGGACCCGGAGTACTACCGCAACTACCAGCTGACCGACAAGAGCGACGTGTACAGCTTCGGCATTGTGCTGCTCGAGCTGCTGACCTCACAGAAGGCAATTGACTTCGCTCGGGACGACGATGATGTCAACTTGGCCATCTTTGTTAGCCAAAGAGCTAAGAGTGGGGATCTGATGGAAGTTGTAGACCGGAAGCTGCTTGTGACGGAACCCTCTACCGATATATTGAACAGTGTGAGGCTCTTCTCAGAGCTGGCAT
Protein-coding sequences here:
- the LOC115743598 gene encoding wall-associated receptor kinase-like 20, with protein sequence MTMPMPRPSHKLGFLCGFLTVHLCFIHQGSAQRTCPNCGSMSIPYPLSTNPACGNPDYSLRCDPGSGKLYFVSLNGSSYLVNRIIASSQRMVVQPSPWTGSSCVTRDALVSEGLWLNQTLPFNITSSNTIFLFNCSPRLLVSPLNCTSSSLCHRYLESSGHIDKARAAQCAGGLDPCCTFVAGGLPSAYKIRLHSSGCRAFRSILHLDPCKPPNQWEEGLEVQWAPPPEPLCRSQLDCSRNSQCLRVAPDGPLRCLCNKGYFRDRALGTCLRTKKHSYSTLSIKISTGVICFLCLTTVAAAITLRKSRRLSSRAKLAKAREDMLKSNNCGKSARMFSLKEVKKATSNFSRDRLLGSGGFGEVYRGELPDGTLVAIKSAKVGNIKSTQQVLNEVGILSQVNHKNLVKPLGCCMEADVPLMVYEYIANGTLHDHLHGKRSTFLDWTTRLKIALQTAEALAYLHSAAYTPIYHRDVKSTNILLDDEFNAKVGDFGLSRLAEPGLSHVSTCAQGTLGYLDPEYYRNYQLTDKSDVYSFGIVLLELLTSQKAIDFARDDDDVNLAIFVSQRAKSGDLMEVVDRKLLVTEPSTDILNSVRLFSELAFACLGGRKQDRPSMKDVVKELQCIIQPECQAEWHSVPVTTGQQSSDGP